In a genomic window of Cardiocondyla obscurior isolate alpha-2009 linkage group LG08, Cobs3.1, whole genome shotgun sequence:
- the Dnapol-epsilon58 gene encoding DNA polymerase epsilon subunit 2, whose translation MADSKCIQIIQTNFSMYGLVLSKELRVSLAKQLLKIAQDERESWLNRIIELILTQNLDDPHVKAEHIKIAIEECLEPCKLKDTETVFNVIDGYNMPKIKYDISKKKFIIDSKNSYPETEYKSLVFRHRFEMAWYKTLRHKQFLSSKFEKQQTDRTNLIPIEYLLSELRLGDVCVMGLITQLKEDQYYLEDTSGTVKIDLSNTNFQDTFVMEGCIVIANGVYKDDVLHVKSINLPPIESSESLRLDFGDTNTFGGPHNKSLKMSEKLQVHEESNQDGMIIFIAELWLDVPHVLQKFKTILNGYIDYPPIAFVLCGHFLSFPTNTTSAQALIMGFKKLTDIILEFINLKESSKFIFVPGPHDLGSPKILPKPPLPKCIIEEVTKVIPNAIFTTNPCRIQYCTKEIVVIREDMLTKMCRNTLRFPKEEHFFEHFAKAIISQSHLTPVPLQVVPIYWKYDHALQIFPTPDLIVIADNFETYTTNYSDCYVINPGLFSKNNFSFQAYVPAVHQVEDCQLAADNTVT comes from the exons atggcTGATAGTAAGTGTATCCAAATAATTCAAACGAATTTTTCGATGTACGGTCTGGTATTGTCAAA ggaACTAAGAGTGTCTCTAGCAAAGCAGCTATTAAAAATAGCACAAGACGAGCGCGAATCCTGGCTCAACCGCATTATAGAACTAATCTTAACTCAGAATCTTGATGACCCACACGTCAAAGCTGAGCACATAAAAATTGCTATAGAAGAATGCTTAGAACCATGTAAATTGAAAGATACTGAAACGGTATTCAATGTTATAGACGGATATAACATGCCAAAGATAAAGTATGATAtctctaaaaagaaattcataaTCGATAGCAAAAACTCTTATCCTGAAACGGAGTATAAATCGTTGGTCTTTCGACATCGTTTCGAAATGGCATGGTACAAAACTCTGAGGCATAAGCAGTTTCTGTCttctaaatttgaaaaacagCAAACAGACAGGACAAATTTGATACCTATTGAATATTTGCTGAGCGAGCTGAGACTGGGCGACGTGTGTGTAATGGGTCTTATAACGCAATTAAAGGAGGATCAATATTACTTGGAAGATACAAGTGGAACTGTAAAAATTGACCTCAGCAATACAA attttcaAGATACTTTCGTCATGGAAGGTTGTATCGTGATAGCTAACGGCGTTTATAAAGACGACGTATTACATGTAAAAAGTATCAATCTTCCCCCAATTGAATCGTCAGAAAGCTTACGATTAGACTTTGGCGACACAAACACATTTGGTGGACCACACAATAAATCTCTAAAAATGTCCGAAAAGTTACAAGTTCACGAAGAAAGCAACCAAGACGGAATGATAATATTCATAGCAGAATTGTGGCTGGATGTTCCACATGTTTTACAGAAATTTAAGACGATACTGAACGGTTACATAGACTATCCTCCTATAGCCTTCGTATTGTGCGGTCACTTCTTGAGCTTTCCTACAAATACCACTAGCGCGCAAGCTTTGATAATGGGTTTTAAAAAGTTGACTGACATAATATtggaatttataaatttaaaagagtcttccaaatttatttttgtgccTGGCCCGCACGACTTAGGTTCTCCCAAAATTTTACCTAAACCTCCTTTACCCAAATGTATAATTGAAGAAGTTACAAAAGTGATACCAAATGCTATTTTCACCACAAACCCATGTAGAATACAGTACTGTACAAAGGAAATTGTAGTAATAAGAGAAGACATGCTGACTAAGATGTGTAGGAATACGCTTCGTTTTCCAAAAGAGGAACATTTTTTCGAACAT TTCGCCAAAGCCATTATCAGCCAGTCACATCTAACTCCAGTGCCACTTCAAGTCGTTCCGATATATTGGAAATATGACCACGCTTTACAGATATTTCCGACGCCAGATCTTATTGTGATTGCTGACAATTTTGAAACGTATACGACCAATTATTCCGACTGTTACGTGATAAACCCTGGACTGttctcaaaaaataatttttcgtttcaAGCTTATGTGCCTGCCGTTCACCAGGTTGAAGATTGTCAGCTGGCAGCTGACAATACTGTTacttaa
- the Hph gene encoding egl nine homolog 1 isoform X1 — MSGPIVGRTQRLDDGVRADARLICAVCDRTDELSRCSRCKVVFYCTKEHQRRDWKRHREFCATHPATEESSGAAIGVNARELTSSRSNRPATVGRHKVPSAPAPNLNLNLNRTPDAPRDSNVTTEQRSRNEKHSADSTGHERERPGQQERKENQNLNKFSGKSRGLRKNKGDDWTLPITYEGSSEDIILGTRAELLNPILESSRIIDSLSNADLGSPAQHRYGMKNLSDIQNQEEELLPPFLHRNRSNLEEILDKVCQYVIRDMDMYGVCVVDKFLGEEKGIKVLNEVLNMYSAGLFQDGQLVSNKGGANDLKTIRGDQIIWLDGKEEQCENIGTLISQVDAIILRANKMHNNGKIGNYTITNRTKAMVACYPGHGSHYVKHVDNPNRDGRCITAIYYLNRDWDVKENGGLLRIFPEGWRDQVANIEPLFDRILFFWSDRRNPHEVQPAFKTRYAITLWYFDNEERNQACLRYQRERELHTKSNSS, encoded by the exons ATGTCTGGACCGATAGTCGGCCGCACGCAGAGACTTGACGACGGCGTGCGGGCGGATGCGAGGCTGATCTGCGCGGTCTGCGACCGGACCGACGAGTTGTCCAGGTGCTCGCGCTGTAAGGTAGTCTTCTACTGCACGAAGGAGCACCAAAGACGCGACTGGAAACGCCATCGGGAGTTCTGCGCGACTCATCCCGCGACCGAAGAATCCTCCGGCGCCGCCATCGgcgtaaacgcgcgcgagcTGACGTCCAGTCGGTCCAATCGGCCTGCCACCGTCGGCAGACACAAAGTTCCGAGCGCGCCGGCACCTAACCTCAACTTGAATCTAAACAGGACCCCGGATGCTCCGCGAGACTCAAACGTCACCACGGAGCAACGATCTCGGAACGAGAAACACTCGGCAG ATTCCACTGGGCACGAGAGAGAACGACCTGGCCAGCAGGAACGGAAAGAGAATCAAAATCTGAATAAGTTCAGTGGGAAGTCGCGAGGCTTGCGGAAAAACAAAGGTGATGATTGGACGTTGCCTATAACGTACGAGGGCAGCTCAGAGGATATTATACTGGGAACTCGAGCCGAGCTCTTGAACCCTATTTTAGAGAGTTCGAGAATTATTGATAGTTTGAGCAACGCGGACCTCGGCTCGCCTGCTCAACATCGCTACGGTATGAAGAACCTGTCGGACATTCAAAACCAGGAAGAGGAACTTTTGCCCCCTTTTCTGCACAGGAACCGGAGCAATCTCGAAGAGATCTTAGACAAAGTTTGTCAATATGTGATAAGAGACATGGACATGTACGGCGTGTGCGTGGTAGACAAGTTCCTAGGCGAGGAGAAAGGTATTAAAGTGCTAAACGAAGTGTTGAACATGTATAGTGCCGGATTGTTCCAAGACGGACAGCTTGTTTCCAATAAAGGTGGTGCAAATGACTTGAAGACAATACGCGGCGACCAAATAATATGGTTGGACGGAAAAGAGGAGCAGTGTGAAAACATTGGCACGCTGATATCGCAGGTCGATGCGATCATCCTGAGAGCCAATAAAATGCACAATAACGGAAAAATAGGAAATTACACTATCACTAACAGAACGAAA GCGATGGTGGCTTGTTATCCCGGTCACGGTTCGCATTATGTGAAACACGTGGATAATCCCAATCGAGACGGACGTTGCATTACAGCCATTTATTATCTTAATCGGGATTGGGACGTCaag GAAAACGGCGGGCTTTTGAGGATATTTCCCGAAGGCTGGCGCGACCAGGTGGCAAATATAGAACCTTTGTTCGATAGGATATTATTCTTTTGGTCGGACAGGCGAAACCCGCACGAGGTGCAACCAGCGTTTAAGACAAGATATGCTATTACCCTTTGGTATTTTGATAACGAAGAAAGAAACCAGGCTTGCCTAAGATATCAAAGAGAAA gagaACTACACACGAAGAGCAACAGTTCGTGA
- the Hph gene encoding egl nine homolog 1 isoform X2, whose protein sequence is MSGPIVGRTQRLDDGVRADARLICAVCDRTDELSRCSRCKVVFYCTKEHQRRDWKRHREFCATHPATEESSGAAIGVNARELTSSRSNRPATVGRHKVPSAPAPNLNLNLNRTPDAPRDSNVTTEQRSRNEKHSADSTGHERERPGQQERKENQNLNKFSGKSRGLRKNKGDDWTLPITYEGSSEDIILGTRAELLNPILESSRIIDSLSNADLGSPAQHRYGMKNLSDIQNQEEELLPPFLHRNRSNLEEILDKVCQYVIRDMDMYGVCVVDKFLGEEKGIKVLNEVLNMYSAGLFQDGQLVSNKGGANDLKTIRGDQIIWLDGKEEQCENIGTLISQVDAIILRANKMHNNGKIGNYTITNRTKAMVACYPGHGSHYVKHVDNPNRDGRCITAIYYLNRDWDVKENGGLLRIFPEGWRDQVANIEPLFDRILFFWSDRRNPHEVQPAFKTRYAITLWYFDNEERNQACLRYQRESV, encoded by the exons ATGTCTGGACCGATAGTCGGCCGCACGCAGAGACTTGACGACGGCGTGCGGGCGGATGCGAGGCTGATCTGCGCGGTCTGCGACCGGACCGACGAGTTGTCCAGGTGCTCGCGCTGTAAGGTAGTCTTCTACTGCACGAAGGAGCACCAAAGACGCGACTGGAAACGCCATCGGGAGTTCTGCGCGACTCATCCCGCGACCGAAGAATCCTCCGGCGCCGCCATCGgcgtaaacgcgcgcgagcTGACGTCCAGTCGGTCCAATCGGCCTGCCACCGTCGGCAGACACAAAGTTCCGAGCGCGCCGGCACCTAACCTCAACTTGAATCTAAACAGGACCCCGGATGCTCCGCGAGACTCAAACGTCACCACGGAGCAACGATCTCGGAACGAGAAACACTCGGCAG ATTCCACTGGGCACGAGAGAGAACGACCTGGCCAGCAGGAACGGAAAGAGAATCAAAATCTGAATAAGTTCAGTGGGAAGTCGCGAGGCTTGCGGAAAAACAAAGGTGATGATTGGACGTTGCCTATAACGTACGAGGGCAGCTCAGAGGATATTATACTGGGAACTCGAGCCGAGCTCTTGAACCCTATTTTAGAGAGTTCGAGAATTATTGATAGTTTGAGCAACGCGGACCTCGGCTCGCCTGCTCAACATCGCTACGGTATGAAGAACCTGTCGGACATTCAAAACCAGGAAGAGGAACTTTTGCCCCCTTTTCTGCACAGGAACCGGAGCAATCTCGAAGAGATCTTAGACAAAGTTTGTCAATATGTGATAAGAGACATGGACATGTACGGCGTGTGCGTGGTAGACAAGTTCCTAGGCGAGGAGAAAGGTATTAAAGTGCTAAACGAAGTGTTGAACATGTATAGTGCCGGATTGTTCCAAGACGGACAGCTTGTTTCCAATAAAGGTGGTGCAAATGACTTGAAGACAATACGCGGCGACCAAATAATATGGTTGGACGGAAAAGAGGAGCAGTGTGAAAACATTGGCACGCTGATATCGCAGGTCGATGCGATCATCCTGAGAGCCAATAAAATGCACAATAACGGAAAAATAGGAAATTACACTATCACTAACAGAACGAAA GCGATGGTGGCTTGTTATCCCGGTCACGGTTCGCATTATGTGAAACACGTGGATAATCCCAATCGAGACGGACGTTGCATTACAGCCATTTATTATCTTAATCGGGATTGGGACGTCaag GAAAACGGCGGGCTTTTGAGGATATTTCCCGAAGGCTGGCGCGACCAGGTGGCAAATATAGAACCTTTGTTCGATAGGATATTATTCTTTTGGTCGGACAGGCGAAACCCGCACGAGGTGCAACCAGCGTTTAAGACAAGATATGCTATTACCCTTTGGTATTTTGATAACGAAGAAAGAAACCAGGCTTGCCTAAGATATCAAAGAGAAAGTGTGTAA
- the Betaggt-ii gene encoding geranylgeranyl transferase type-2 subunit beta — protein sequence MTTLRHDIELPNNIPKLLMEKHANYLISYGTNKDEYNYSQTEHMRMSGIYWGLTALDLMGKLEQTNKEEVLEFIGQCQSDSGGISASIQHDPHLLYTLSAVQILCMFDALDVINVDKVVSYVKERQRYDGSFMGDQWGEVDVRFSFCAVATLSLLNRLDAIDVEQAVQFVLKCMNFDGGFGSKPGSESHAGLIYCCVGLLSITGHLHLIDADRLGWWLCERQLPSGGLNGRPEKLPDVCYSWWVLSALTILGRLHWIDKKGLVDYILICQDVETGGFSDRPGDMVDPFHTLFGLTALSLLDKNFSLKPINPTYCMPEYIIDRLGLKPSRLDM from the exons ATG actACACTGAGGCATGATATTGAATTACCAAATAATATTCCAAAATTGTTGATGGAAAAACATGCAAACTATCTCATTTCATATGGGACCAACAAAGATGAATAT aattattctCAAACTGAACACATGAGAATGTCTGGCATATACTGGGGCCTTACTGCTCTAGATTTAATGGGAAAGCTAGAACAAACCAATAAAGAAGAGGTATTAGAATTCATTGGACAATGTCAGAGTGACAGTGGTGGTATCAGTGCCAGTATACAACATGATCCACATTTACTTTATACACTCAGTGCAGTTCAAATACTGTGCATGTTTGATGCACTGGATGTAATAAATGTTGATAAAGTTGTTAGTTATGTCAAAGAAAGACAGCGGTATGATGGAAGTTTTATGGGTGATCAATGGGGAGAAGTAGATGTTCGATTTTCTTTCTGTGCAGTTGCTACTCTCTCACTCTTG aacCGTTTAGATGCAATAGATGTTGAACAAGCAGTACAGTTTGTGTTGAAATGTATGAATTTTGATGGAGGATTTGGTTCAAAACCAGGCTCTGAAAGCCATGCaggattaatttattgttgtGTTGGATTGCTTTCAATCAcag gcCATCTACATTTGATAGATGCTGATCGTTTAGGATGGTGGTTGTGTGAGAGACAATTACCTTCCGGCGGTTTAAATGGCAGACCCGAAAAATTGCCAGATGTATGCTATTCGTGGTGGGTGCTGTCAGCACTAACAATTTTAGGTCGTCTACATTGGATAGATAAAAAAGGCTTG GTGgactatattttaatttgtcaagaTGTCGAAACTGGCGGTTTCAGTGATCGACCCGGTGATATGGTTGACCCTTTTCACACTTTATTCGGTCTCACGGCATTATCATTATTAGATAAGAACTTCTCATTAAAACCAATAAATCCTACTTATTGTATGCCAGAATACATAATCGATCGCTTAGGTCTCAAACCTTCGCGACTTGACATGTGA